From Pseudomonas sp. AN-1:
GCCACGGTCGGCGCGCTGATGTAGAGGTTCTGCGCCAGCTTCTCCAGCTCGGGCACCGCGTCCTGCGGCGCCACCAGCCAGCCGAGGCGCCAGCCGGTCATGCCGAAGTACTTGGAGAAGCTGTTGAGCACGAAGGCGCCATCGTCCACCTCCAGCACGCTGGGCGCGTCGAGGCCGTAGGTCAGGCCGTGGTAGATCTCGTCGACCACCAGATGGCCGCCGCGCGCGCGCAGCGCCGCGGACAGCGCGGCCAGCTCGACGCGCGACAGCACGGTGCCGGTCGGGTTGGCCGGCGAGGCGACCAGCGCGCCGACGCTGTCGACGTCCCAGTGGCGCTCGATCAGCGCGGGGCTCAGCTGGTAGTTGTCCTCGGGCCCCACCGGCACCAGCCGGGCATCGCCCTCGACCAGGCGCAGGAAGTGGCGGTTGCACGGATAGCCGGGATCGGCGAGCAGCCAGTGCTTGCCCGGATCGACCAGCAGGGCGCTGGCCAGCAGCAGCGCGCCGCTGCCGCCGGGGGTGATCAGGATGCGCTCGGGACTCACGCTCACCCCGTAGCGGCTGGCGTAGAAGCCGGCCAGCGCCTCGCGCAGCGCCGGCAGGCCGCGCG
This genomic window contains:
- a CDS encoding pyridoxal phosphate-dependent aminotransferase, with translation MAPSYSARSRAIEPFHVMALLARANELQAAGHDVIHLEIGEPDFATAEPIVRAGQAALAAGQTRYTAARGLPALREALAGFYASRYGVSVSPERILITPGGSGALLLASALLVDPGKHWLLADPGYPCNRHFLRLVEGDARLVPVGPEDNYQLSPALIERHWDVDSVGALVASPANPTGTVLSRVELAALSAALRARGGHLVVDEIYHGLTYGLDAPSVLEVDDGAFVLNSFSKYFGMTGWRLGWLVAPQDAVPELEKLAQNLYISAPTVAQHAALACFEAETLAILEARRAEFARRRDYLLPALRALGFRIAVEPQGAFYLYADVSAFGGDSYALCRHLLETEHVAITPGLDFGRHLADRHVRFAYTQGVPRLEQAVERIARGLRTWRPDAL